From the Kribbella sp. CA-293567 genome, the window CCGGTACCGGCCAGGGCGGCGACAGCAATCGCCCCGGCCGCCACTGCGCGCGAGGTCAGCACAGCCGGCCCGCGTACTCGGCCCAGGTGTAGTTCATCGTCGAACCCAGCCAGGTCTCACCGGGGCCTACGCACATCTCGCTGGGCGTCCAAGGGGTGCCCGAGATCTTGATCACCACGTAGGTGTTCGAGTCGCAGTGCGTGTAGTAGGCGTTGATCGACAGCACGTCCGTGTCGAACCCGCACTTCAGCTGTACGCCGTTCTGCTGCGCGTTCGCGGCCGGGGCGGTGCCGATCGTCAGGCCGGTGCCGATGGCAACGACTGCGGCCGCGGTGGCCAGCCGACGGCCGATCACCGGTGCACCGTGATGCAGGCGAAGCCGTTCTCGTGCCACTGCGAAGCGCCCTCCCGCAGATCCGCGCAGATCTGCGAGCCGTCGCGCATGTTGGCGTTCAGGTCGAAGTCGACCCAGACCCGGACCGCGCCGCAGTCCGCGGTGCCGTTGCGGTGCCACTGCTGGCCGTTTTCGTAGTAGCCCCAGAGGTGGAAGGCCCGGCCGCACTCGTAACCCGCGACCGGGTGCGACCCGGTCACCCGGGACACGAACAGGCCGCTGCCGTTCACGTTGATGCAGACGGTGCCCCACTGCGGGAAGTTGCAGGAACTCGCGTCCATCACCTTCATCTGGCCGTCCGCGGTGATGGCGAAGGCCTGGCGTGGAGAAGGATCGGCTGGGAGCGGAGCCGCTGATGCTGCCGTGGCCGTCCAGGACAGCGTCAGGACGAGCGCGGACAGGACCGCCAGAGCGATCTTGCGCATGGAAGTACATCCTTTCGGATCGTCGGCACCGGACGGGACTCCGGTGCGCGACCCGATCGTCACCGTAAGTCGCTCTCGCAAGCAATCGTTTAGATGAGGACCCATAACCATCGGCCGCCCCACGCCAGGGTCCGGACCATCCGCTCCGGCCGAAGTGGCATGATCGAGCGGTGAAGATCCTCTCCATCCAGTCCGCGGTCGCCTATGGCCACGTGGGCAACTCGGCCGCCGTCTTCCCGCTCCAGCGCATCGGGGTGGAGGTGCTGCCGGTCTACACGGTGAACTTCTCGAACCACACCGGCTACGGGGCGTGGCGGGGGCCGCTGATCAGCCCGGACGACGTGCGAGAGGTCTTGCTGGGGATCGAGGACCGCGGCGTCCTGCCG encodes:
- a CDS encoding DUF6355 family natural product biosynthesis protein, translating into MIGRRLATAAAVVAIGTGLTIGTAPAANAQQNGVQLKCGFDTDVLSINAYYTHCDSNTYVVIKISGTPWTPSEMCVGPGETWLGSTMNYTWAEYAGRLC